Part of the Pseudodesulfovibrio mercurii genome is shown below.
GGTCTTGCACACGACGGCCACCGTGAGCTTGCCGGTGCCCTCGGGCGGCTGGACGGGCATCAGGGCGAAGGGATCGCCGCCCTGCTTGGCGCGGATGATGTCGTAGACGTGCTGCGGGCTCATGTTGCGCGACCGGGCGATGTCCTTGACCAGGGTCTCCCCGTTGATGGACGGGTCAAAGCCCGCCTCGTGCAGGGCGGCCAGGGCCTTGTCCACGTCCAGGCCGAGGAAGCCGCAGAACTTCTTCAGCGGGCTGGTCTCGGCGTGACCGTAGGGCGGGTTGCCGTAGGTCTCGGTGGCGTCCTCCTTGATCTGCGCGCCATAGTCGAGCAGCGTGCTCATGGGCGGCAGGCCGACGAGGGTGCCGGCGAAGACCAGGAAGACCAGGACGAAGCTGACGATCATGGGGGTGGTCATGACCACCAGCTCGCGGGCCCGGTTCTTCATGTAGTTCATGATCGGCTTCCAGTTGAGCCAGATATGCAGAATCAGGGCGATGAGAAAGAGGGTGCCCACGGTGGTGTGCACGTCGCCCCACTGGGTCTTGGTCATGCCCAGCAGGTGCCAGTCGGCCCAGTAGGCCACGCGGCCCTCGGGGACGATGTAGAGGATCACGCTGGTAATGAGCGTGACGAGGAACGAAAGAAGCGCGGTGAGGGACGTGATTTTCCGGAACATCCAAGGACCTCCTCGAAAAGTGAAGCGTTGCCGCTAATCCCCTGCATGCCCGCCATTGCCTGCAGATGATCATTTGCGGGACAGACGACCCCACGCCGTCTGTCCCGCAATATCCTGTTTTCCGGGTTATCGGAAATATCGCTTGAGTTCAACGACCTAGTACATTCCGCGACCCATGCCGCGGCCGTACATGCCGCGACCCTGGCCGGGACCGTCGTCGGCGTCGAAGCCGCGACCGTAGCCGGGACCGGGGCAGGTGCCGAAGGCGGCGATGCCGGTGGTCTTGACCAGCTCATCGGACATGGCCACGCGCAGGTCGCGCATCTTGTTGCGCTGCTCGGAGATGTCGTTGACCAGCTTGGTGATGGCCTTCTCGTCGGCGTTGCCGCCGTTGACCATGGCCTGGAGCACGGACCGCTTGGCCCACATCTGGTTGCGCACGGCCTCGAACTGCGGCTCGTACTTGTCGAAGACGGCCTTGACCTCGGCCTGCTTTTCGGGGGTCAGCTGGCTGTAGGCCGCGCCCGGACCGGAGCCGGGGCCGAAGCCCTGACACACGCCGTTGTAGCCGCGGCCCTGACCGGGACCGGCCACGGCGAACGCGGCCATGCTCAGGACGAGTACCGCCGCCAGGGCGGAGATGGAAACTTGCTTCTTGGACATTGGTTGCCTCCTGGGGGTTAATCTTTCATGCAACGAAGAAGAGAGTGTGTGATCTTCTTGCCCACCATTAAGCACGCGCCGTGCCAAACTCGCAACAGATTGAAATAGCATGATATTTTTTGTTACAATTCCCACCCATTCAAACATTTTTGTGCAATTTTCTGCATGTATTTTGCACACATTTAGTGCAAAGTGCAAGGGGTCGTCCCTTGACAAAACCGCTGTCCGGCACAACCTACAGCACATCGACCAACCATATGGGACCTGGAGGCACGATCATGCCCATCTATGAATATGTCTGCAAACAGTGCGGCCGCGAATTCGAGGAACTCGTGTTCAATGCCGAAGAACCCGTGGTCTGCCCCAAGTGCGGGTCCACGGAGACGGAAAAACTCATGAGCGCCTGCGCCACCAAGGTGGACGGCGGCGGGCCCAACCTCGACGCCCTGCACGGATCGAGCTGCGGCTCGGGCGGCGGCTGAGGCATCTGACCCACGCGCCCCGGTCGGGGCGCACCATTTTCACGACCCCCCGGCCGCGTTCGCGCGGCCGTTTTTTTGCGCGACGAAAAAGGATCCAGGTCCGGAAGCCCGCCGCGAGGCGGTATGGGGGGCGGACGTTTCCTTTCGGGGCGAGAAGTGATAGGTGGTCCGAACGAACTCCACTTCGAACGCACGAGGCACCCCATGTCCAACAGACTGCCCTGGCCGGAATATTTCATGCGCATCGCCCACCTGGTGGCCCAGCGCTCCACCTGCACCCGCCGCGCGGTGGGGGCCATCGCCGTG
Proteins encoded:
- a CDS encoding DUF4405 domain-containing protein, giving the protein MFRKITSLTALLSFLVTLITSVILYIVPEGRVAYWADWHLLGMTKTQWGDVHTTVGTLFLIALILHIWLNWKPIMNYMKNRARELVVMTTPMIVSFVLVFLVFAGTLVGLPPMSTLLDYGAQIKEDATETYGNPPYGHAETSPLKKFCGFLGLDVDKALAALHEAGFDPSINGETLVKDIARSRNMSPQHVYDIIRAKQGGDPFALMPVQPPEGTGKLTVAVVCKTYGLELEEVLARLKGAGIDATPESSFKTLASEHDMSPKDIYAIVRGQ
- a CDS encoding Spy/CpxP family protein refolding chaperone; the encoded protein is MSKKQVSISALAAVLVLSMAAFAVAGPGQGRGYNGVCQGFGPGSGPGAAYSQLTPEKQAEVKAVFDKYEPQFEAVRNQMWAKRSVLQAMVNGGNADEKAITKLVNDISEQRNKMRDLRVAMSDELVKTTGIAAFGTCPGPGYGRGFDADDGPGQGRGMYGRGMGRGMY
- a CDS encoding FmdB family zinc ribbon protein — encoded protein: MPIYEYVCKQCGREFEELVFNAEEPVVCPKCGSTETEKLMSACATKVDGGGPNLDALHGSSCGSGGG